The genomic interval ACTGACGATTTCCAAAAGCGGAGTGCAAGCACGATTCAAATCTACTTTAGAATAATGGCTTTCGTGAATATTTTTACCTGCGTCCTCCTCCATATGCGCACGCGTTACACCAATGATTTTTTTTTCTCCATTGACTTCAATCTCAATTTCTCCTCGCCCTACGATTGGAATCTCAAACTGACTGATTTGATAGGCTTTGGGTAAATCCGGATAAAAATAATTTTTACGCGCAAAAACAGAATTTTGATTAATTTTCGCATTAATGGCTACGCCAAAAGAAATTGCTTTTTTCACAACCTCACGATTCAACACTGGTAATGCGCCGGGCAATCCTAAGCAAGTAGGACAAACATTTTTGTTCGGCTCTTCGCCAAAACTCGTTGCACAAGCACAAAAAATCTTTGTTTTAGTATTTAGCTGGACATGCACTTCAAGCCCAATGATAGTTTCATAAGCACTCATTCAATTAACCTTATTGTTAAATTCGTGTGCATTTTATCGTGTTTTGCTTTAAAAAGGATTGATAAAAAAAGGAAAGAATCTTAAGAAAATAGAGTAAAGTAAAAGTGGCCGGGAGAGAGGGATTCGAACCCCCGGAGGTATGACCCTCAACGGTTTTCAAGACCGCCGCTATCGACCACTCAGCCATCTCCCGAAACAATTTAAAATTAAAATGGAGGCGACACCCAGATTCGAACTGGGGAATCAAGGCTTTGCAGGCCCATGCCTTACCGCTTGGCTATGTCGCCATTCGTGGTGCCCGAGGCCGGACTTGAACCGGCATGGACGCAATGTCCGAGGGATTTTAAGTCCCTTGTGTCTACCATTTCACCACCCGGGCTATTCAATATAAAGCTACTTTTATGATTAAAAATGGAGCGGGAGACGGGGATCGAACCCGCGGCCCCAACCTTGGCAAGGTTATGCTCTACCACTGAGCTACTCCCGCATAAAAGTGAGAGCAAAATTATAGCGACGCTTTTAAAAAAAATCAAGATATTTTAGAAAAAAATGATAAAATTGCAAAATTGGTTGAATAATTATCATTTACAAAACAACAAGGAATCACAATGAAACAAAACCTTTCCATTTTATCCAAATGCTTTGGAGTCTTAATTTTATGTATTGGAATAGAGACTATGGCTTTAGATTTCACTTATCAAACTTTCCTTATCCCTACCGCGCAAGCCAAAATATTAAATCAAGCCACAGATAAAACCTCTTCCAATCCCCAAACCCTACTTTTTGTTGCAAATTCCAAAGAGGGAATTCTTTATGCTGGCAATCAGGATTTAGGTCGCTGCACACCTTTGTTGCAAGACAAACTAGAATCGCAAAATGAACCTATCACTCTAAAAGAGGGGATACTTGAATGTAAAAATCTAGCCTTAAAGGTTGAAAATGGCGCAATCCTAGGTGCGCTAACCGCTACACAAAACTTTAGACTAAACCTCAAGCTGATAGATTCTATGGTTTTGCGACAACAAGAAATAACCTACCAATATCCAAAAAACTCTAAACAAGCCAAAAATGCCTTAATCTCTACGCAATTTCATTGTTCCAACGATTCAAAAACACAAAAAATCTTGCAATCTGTGTATCAAGAATCTTTTGATTGCAAAAACTCCAAAGAGGTATTTTTGAAAAATTCACAAGATTCCATACAAAACTACTTTAAAGAAATGCTACAAACAAACGACAAAGAAAAAGTGGCGAAAGGAATAGAAAAATACCTACAAACTTCGCCATTTGAAGAATACAAGGGAGAATCTTTATATTATTTTGATAACAATCTACTTGTATTTCTTAAAAGCAATTATCTTTACACAGGAGGCGCACACGGAATCTCTAGCAAATGGGGCGTCATTGTATCTAAAGAAAAGGGAATCCTTCCTCTAAACACAATATTGGATTCCAATAATGGAGAGCTAAAAAGCCTTTTGTGGCAGGAATACCAAAATTATCTCAAAAGCGTGAAAGCAGAAGCCTTTGTGGATTTTGAATCCTTTAGGGTTTCAGATGTTATTTTGTTGGATTATGATTCTTTTGTTTTTCTCTATCAACCTTATGAAATTATGCCCT from Helicobacter ganmani carries:
- a CDS encoding DUF3298 and DUF4163 domain-containing protein yields the protein MKQNLSILSKCFGVLILCIGIETMALDFTYQTFLIPTAQAKILNQATDKTSSNPQTLLFVANSKEGILYAGNQDLGRCTPLLQDKLESQNEPITLKEGILECKNLALKVENGAILGALTATQNFRLNLKLIDSMVLRQQEITYQYPKNSKQAKNALISTQFHCSNDSKTQKILQSVYQESFDCKNSKEVFLKNSQDSIQNYFKEMLQTNDKEKVAKGIEKYLQTSPFEEYKGESLYYFDNNLLVFLKSNYLYTGGAHGISSKWGVIVSKEKGILPLNTILDSNNGELKSLLWQEYQNYLKSVKAEAFVDFESFRVSDVILLDYDSFVFLYQPYEIMPYAYGIVELRIPLEQMGKFGNFAKTPLESLFVK